Proteins co-encoded in one Salvia splendens isolate huo1 chromosome 4, SspV2, whole genome shotgun sequence genomic window:
- the LOC121801094 gene encoding F-box protein CPR1-like — protein MERLVVKRFNGNNHHLTVLSPQILYGNHETFNPSFMHKYQSMSLNSCGGLLSFDDFNGNIVLCNLTTQELKHLPPSNVPCPPGITRTISHGSGFGYDLKSKDYKVITYMLHYWEDEEGHYLDDTTKVELYSLGSNSWKEIQSPHSMICPKSGSAFVNGSYYRMACLDSGVVVESFDFSSEMFSFFPLPPNIEGSDCAFHLVKFDDSSLGAVGYERSGSTKAFELWVWREGKWGRVYGVANLYHVERPLGLRNGRLLFLERKMSDHLSHLVVYDWITKELKKLEIYDYPGYMSISSYVESRFALPDSKPIN, from the coding sequence ATGGAAAGGCTAGTTGTGAAACGTTTCAATGGTAACAACCATCATCTAACAGTTCTTTCTCCCCAAATCTTGTATGGAAACCATGAAACTTTCAACCCTTCCTTCATGCACAAATACCAATCAATGTCTCTCAATAGCTGTGGTGGTTTGCTATCTTTCGATGATTTCAATGGCAACATTGTTCTTTGCAACCTAACAACTCAAGAGCTGAAACACCTCCCCCCTTCCAACGTGCCCTGCCCTCCCGGGATAACCCGGACCATCTCCCACGGCAGTGGATTCGGGTATGACCTCAAATCCAAGGACTACAAAGTCATAACCTACATGCTCCATTATTGGGAGGACGAGGAAGGCCACTACCTCGATGACACGACAAAAGTCGAGTTATACTCGCTTGGAAGCAATTCATGGAAGGAGATCCAGAGCCCTCATTCCATGATTTGCCCCAAGTCGGGCTCAGCATTTGTCAACGGGAGTTACTACCGGATGGCGTGCCTTGACTCGGGTGTCGTGGTTGAGTCATTTGATTTTTCTAGCGAGATGTTCTCGTTCTTCCCCTTGCCACCAAACATTGAGGGGTCGGACTGTGCCTTTCACCTTGTCAAGTTTGATGACTCGTCGTTGGGGGCTGTTGGGTACGAGAGGTCGGGCTCTACTAAGGCGTTCGAGCTTTGGGTGTGGAGAGAGGGGAAGTGGGGAAGAGTGTATGGTGTTGCTAACCTTTATCATGTGGAGAGGCCTTTGGGGTTGAGGAATGGAAGGTTGCTTTTTCTTGAAAGGAAAATGAGTGATCACTTAAGTCATTTGGTGGTTTATGATTGGATTACTAAAGAGTTGAAGAAACTTGAGATATATGACTATCCGGGTTATATGAGTATTAGTTCTTATGTTGAGAGTAGATTTGCATTACCGGATTCAAAGCCAATCAATTAA